A region of Ursus arctos isolate Adak ecotype North America unplaced genomic scaffold, UrsArc2.0 scaffold_31, whole genome shotgun sequence DNA encodes the following proteins:
- the LOC113264317 gene encoding histone H2A type 1-H-like, protein MSGRGKQGGKARAKAKTRSSRAGLQFPVGRVHRLLRKGNYAERVGAGAPLYLAAVLEYLTAEILELAGNAARDNKKTRIIPRHLQLAIRNDEELNKLLGRVTIAQGGVLPNIQAVLLPKKTESHHHKVQCK, encoded by the coding sequence ATGTCGGGACGCGGCAAGCAGGGCGGCAAGGCTCGCGCCAAGGCCAAGACGCGCTCCTCGCGGGCCGGCCTCCAGTTCCCGGTGGGCCGTGTGCACCGCCTGCTCCGCAAGGGCAACTACGCCGAGCGGGTCGGGGCCGGCGCGCCACTGTACCTGGCGGCCGTGCTGGAGTATCTGACGGCCGAGATCCTGGAGCTGGCGGGCAACGCGGCCCGCGACAACAAGAAGACGCGCATCATCCCGCGCCACCTGCAGCTGGCCATCCGCAACGACGAGGAGCTCAACAAGCTGCTGGGCCGCGTGACCATCGCGCAGGGCGGCGTCCTGCCCAACATCCAGGCCGTGCTGCTGCCCAAGAAGACCGAGAGCCACCATCATAAAGTCCAGTGCAAGTAA
- the LOC113264320 gene encoding histone H2B type 1-A translates to MPELTSKGTTISKKGFKKAVTKTQKKEGKKRKRCRKESYSIYIYKVLKQVHPDTGISSKAMSIMNSFVSDIFERIAGEASRLAHYNKRSTITSREIQTAVRLLLPGELAKHAVSEGTKAVTKYTSSK, encoded by the coding sequence ATGCCAGAGCTGACTTCGAAGGGCACTACCATTTCCAAGAAAGGTTTCAAGAAAGCTGTAACCAAAActcagaagaaagaaggaaagaagcgTAAGAGATGCCGCAAAGAGAGCTACTCCATTTACATCTACAAGGTGCTGAAGCAGGTGCACCCCGACACCGGCATCTCGTCCAAGGCCATGAGCATCATGAATTCTTTCGTCAGTGACATCTTCGAGCGCATCGCGGGCGAGGCGTCGCGCCTGGCGCATTACAACAAGCGCTCGACCATCACGTCCAGGGAGATCCAGACGGCCGTGCGCCTGCTGCTGCCTGGGGAGCTGGCCAAGCACGCCGTGTCCGAGGGCACCAAGGCCGTCACCAAGTACACCAGCTCCAAGTAA
- the LOC113264318 gene encoding histone H2B type 1-A: MPELTSKGTTISKKGFKKAVTKTQKKEGKKRKRSRKESYSIYIYKVLKQVHPDTGISSKAMSIMNSFVTDIFERIAGEASRLAHYNKRSTITSREIQTAVRLLLPGELAKHAVSEGTKAVTKYTSSK; encoded by the coding sequence ATGCCGGAGCTGACTTCGAAGGGCACTACCATTTCCAAGAAAGGCTTCAAAAAAGCTGTAACCAAAActcagaagaaagaagggaagaagcgTAAGAGAAGCCGCAAAGAGAGCTACTCCATTTACATCTACAAGGTGCTGAAGCAGGTGCACCCCGACACCGGCATCTCGTCCAAGGCCATGAGCATCATGAATTCCTTTGTTACTGACATCTTCGAGCGCATCGCCGGCGAGGCGTCGCGCCTGGCGCATTACAACAAGCGCTCGACCATCACGTCCAGGGAGATCCAGACGGCCGTGCGCCTGCTGCTGCCCGGAGAGCTGGCCAAACACGCTGTGTCCGAGGGCACCAAGGCCGTCACCAAGTACACCAGCTCCAAGTAA
- the LOC113264221 gene encoding histone H2A type 1-A, which yields VCLFILSGRWKQGGEALAKAKSSSSRASLQFPVGRIHRLLRKGKYAERVGAGAPVYLAAVLEYLTVQILELAGNTSRDNKKTRVIPHHLQLAICKDEELNKLLGGVTIAQGGGVLPNIQAVLLPKKIKSHHHKVQGKQFPSHESQ from the exons gtctgtcttttcattc TGTCTGGGCGCTGGAAACAGGGTGGCGAAGCACTTGCTAAGGCTAAGTCCAGTTCATCTAGAGCCAGCTTGCAGTTCCCAGTGGGTCGAATCCACCGTCTGCTCCGCAAGGGCAAGTATGCGGAGCGCGTGGGGGCTGGTGCACCGGTGTACCTGGCGGCAGTGCTGGAGTACCTCACAGTCCAGATTCTAGAGCTGGCGGGCAACACCTCTCGTGACAACAAGAAGACGCGTGTCATCCCCCACCATTTACAGTTGGCCATCTGCAAAGACGAGGAACTGAACAAGCTTCTGGGCGGAGTGACCATCGCCCAGGGCGGCGGCGTCCTGCCCAACATCCAGGCCGTGCTACTACCCaaaaagatcaagagtcaccacCACAAGGTCCAGGGCAAGCAATTTCCAAGTCATGAATCCCAATGA